A genomic region of Mitsuaria sp. 7 contains the following coding sequences:
- a CDS encoding catalase, which translates to MSAKPPHPAQCPVMTTSAGAPIADNQNSLTAGPRGPVLMQDYQLIEKLAHQNRERIPERVVHAKGWGAFGTLTVTRDITRFTRAKLFGQVGQQTPMLARFSTVAGEQGAADAERDVRGFSLKFYTGEGNWDLVGNNTPVFFIRDPLKFPDFIRTQKRHPVSNLRSGTAAWDFWSLSPESLHQVTILMSDRGIPVSPRFMDGFGSHTYSFWNADGERFWVKFHFKTRQGHRTLTNAEAGAVIGQTRESYQEDLFGAIEQGQFPQWTMSVQVMPELDADKTSYNPFDLTKVWPHAEYPLIEVGVLELNRNPENYFEEIEQAAFSPSNIVPGIGFSPDKVLQARIFSYADAHRYRLGTHYEALPVNAPKCPVHHYHKDGAMKFFRTPTGNPNAYYEPNSFGGATQDPSVAEPPLRLQGDAARFDHREGNDDYAQPGALFRLLGEEQQQRLGRNIAESMRGVPAFIIDRQLGHFDKADADYGRVVRAALSTLDIEFTV; encoded by the coding sequence ATGAGCGCCAAGCCCCCCCATCCCGCCCAGTGCCCGGTCATGACGACGAGCGCCGGCGCGCCCATCGCCGACAACCAGAATTCGTTGACCGCCGGCCCTCGCGGGCCCGTCCTGATGCAGGACTACCAGCTCATCGAAAAGCTGGCCCACCAGAACCGCGAACGCATTCCTGAGCGCGTCGTGCATGCCAAGGGCTGGGGCGCCTTCGGCACGCTGACCGTCACGCGGGACATCACCCGCTTCACCCGCGCGAAGCTCTTCGGCCAGGTCGGCCAGCAGACGCCCATGCTGGCGCGCTTCTCGACCGTCGCCGGCGAACAGGGCGCGGCCGACGCCGAGCGTGACGTGCGCGGCTTCTCGCTGAAGTTCTATACCGGCGAAGGCAACTGGGACCTGGTCGGCAACAACACCCCGGTGTTCTTCATCCGCGACCCGCTGAAGTTCCCCGACTTCATCCGCACGCAGAAGCGCCATCCGGTGAGCAACCTGCGCTCCGGCACCGCCGCGTGGGACTTCTGGAGCCTCTCCCCCGAAAGCCTGCATCAGGTCACCATCCTGATGAGCGATCGCGGCATCCCCGTCAGCCCGCGCTTCATGGACGGCTTCGGCTCCCACACCTACAGCTTCTGGAACGCCGACGGCGAGCGCTTCTGGGTGAAGTTCCACTTCAAGACCCGCCAGGGTCATCGCACGCTGACCAACGCCGAAGCCGGCGCCGTCATCGGACAGACCCGCGAGAGCTACCAGGAAGACCTCTTCGGCGCGATCGAGCAGGGTCAGTTCCCCCAGTGGACGATGTCCGTGCAGGTGATGCCTGAGCTCGACGCCGACAAGACCTCGTACAACCCCTTCGACCTGACCAAGGTCTGGCCCCATGCGGAGTACCCGCTCATCGAAGTCGGCGTGCTCGAGCTCAACCGCAACCCGGAGAACTACTTCGAGGAGATCGAGCAGGCCGCCTTCTCGCCCAGCAACATCGTCCCCGGCATCGGCTTCAGTCCCGACAAGGTCCTGCAGGCGCGCATCTTCAGCTACGCCGACGCGCACCGCTACCGCCTCGGCACGCATTACGAGGCGCTGCCGGTGAACGCACCCAAGTGCCCCGTCCATCACTATCACAAGGATGGGGCCATGAAGTTCTTCCGCACGCCGACCGGCAATCCGAACGCGTACTACGAGCCCAACAGCTTCGGCGGCGCGACGCAGGATCCGTCGGTCGCCGAGCCGCCGCTGCGCCTGCAAGGCGACGCCGCGCGCTTCGATCACCGTGAAGGCAACGACGACTACGCCCAGCCCGGCGCCCTCTTCCGACTCCTCGGCGAGGAACAGCAACAACGCCTGGGCCGCAACATCGCGGAATCGATGCGCGGCGTGCCGGCCTTCATCATCGATCGCCAGCTGGGCCACTTCGACAAGGCGGATGCCGACTACGGCCGCGTCGTGCGCGCCGCACTGAGCACGCTCGACATCGAGTTCACCGTCTGA
- a CDS encoding peptide chain release factor 3, with protein sequence MSTDLSRIPSEVRRRRTFAIISHPDAGKTTLTEKLLLFSGAIQIAGSVKARKASRHATSDWMEIEKQRGISVASSVMQMEYRDCVINLLDTPGHQDFSEDTYRVLTAVDAALMVIDAANGVEPQTRRLIQVCRARNTPILTFVNKMDREVQEPLALMDEIERELGMTVVPFTWPVGMGKHFHGVMDLRQQRMRVFAPGEDRAAGTEEVLDGLDNPAYADRFGMQYENAQGEIELVREAAPTFDEEAFLGGRQTPMFFGSAVNNFGVQEVLDALVELAPAPAERAAMQRVVQPEEPKFTGVVFKIQANMDPAHRDRIAFLRVASGHFERGMRLKVVRSGKELRPNTVVSFLSQRRELLDEAFAGDIIGIPNHGVLQLGDTITEGEALQYTGLPFFAPEMFRSVEVADPLKTKQLREGLRQLGEEGAIQVFRPEAGSVLLLGAVGQLQFEVVAHRLEHEYGVKARVMPARYNVARWVTCDEADGGEKELRRFIDHNAHRVAWDAVNAPTVLLEYAGELRAMQENWPKIKFHALREHAGLVFQKQMDA encoded by the coding sequence ATGTCCACCGACCTCTCCCGCATCCCGTCCGAAGTGCGCCGTCGCCGCACCTTCGCCATCATTTCCCACCCTGACGCGGGCAAGACCACGCTGACGGAGAAGCTGCTGCTGTTCTCCGGCGCGATCCAGATCGCGGGGTCGGTGAAGGCGCGCAAGGCCTCGCGGCATGCGACGTCCGACTGGATGGAGATCGAGAAGCAGCGGGGCATCTCGGTGGCCTCGTCGGTGATGCAGATGGAGTACCGCGACTGCGTCATCAACCTGCTGGACACCCCGGGCCACCAGGACTTCTCGGAAGACACCTACCGCGTGCTGACCGCCGTCGACGCGGCGCTGATGGTCATCGACGCGGCCAACGGCGTGGAGCCGCAGACCCGTCGCCTGATCCAGGTCTGCCGCGCGCGCAACACGCCGATCCTGACCTTCGTCAACAAGATGGACCGCGAGGTCCAGGAACCGCTGGCGCTGATGGACGAGATCGAGCGCGAGCTGGGCATGACGGTGGTCCCGTTCACCTGGCCGGTCGGCATGGGCAAGCACTTCCACGGCGTGATGGACCTGCGCCAGCAGCGCATGCGCGTCTTCGCGCCCGGCGAGGACCGAGCCGCCGGCACCGAGGAAGTGCTGGACGGACTGGACAACCCGGCCTACGCCGATCGCTTCGGCATGCAGTACGAGAACGCGCAGGGCGAGATCGAGCTGGTCCGCGAAGCCGCGCCGACCTTCGACGAGGAAGCCTTCCTCGGCGGCAGGCAGACGCCGATGTTCTTCGGCTCCGCGGTCAACAACTTCGGCGTGCAGGAAGTGCTGGACGCGCTGGTCGAGCTGGCGCCCGCGCCGGCCGAGCGCGCCGCGATGCAGCGCGTGGTGCAGCCGGAGGAACCGAAGTTCACCGGCGTCGTCTTCAAGATCCAGGCCAACATGGACCCGGCGCACCGCGACCGCATCGCGTTCCTGCGCGTGGCCTCCGGCCACTTCGAGCGCGGCATGCGCCTGAAGGTCGTGCGCTCCGGCAAGGAGCTGCGCCCCAACACGGTGGTGAGCTTCCTGTCGCAGCGCCGCGAGCTGCTGGACGAGGCCTTCGCCGGCGACATCATCGGCATCCCCAACCACGGCGTGCTGCAGCTCGGCGACACGATCACCGAGGGCGAGGCGCTGCAGTACACCGGCCTGCCCTTCTTCGCGCCGGAAATGTTCCGGTCCGTGGAAGTGGCGGATCCGCTCAAGACCAAGCAGCTGCGCGAAGGTCTGCGCCAGCTCGGCGAGGAAGGCGCGATCCAGGTCTTCCGTCCCGAGGCCGGCAGCGTGCTGCTGCTGGGCGCGGTCGGCCAGCTGCAGTTCGAGGTCGTCGCGCACCGCCTGGAGCATGAGTACGGCGTCAAGGCCCGCGTCATGCCGGCGCGCTACAACGTGGCGCGCTGGGTGACCTGCGACGAGGCCGACGGCGGCGAGAAGGAACTGCGCCGCTTCATCGACCACAACGCGCACCGCGTCGCGTGGGATGCGGTGAACGCGCCGACGGTGCTGCTCGAGTACGCCGGTGAGCTCCGCGCGATGCAGGAGAACTGGCCCAAGATCAAGTTCCACGCGCTGCGCGAGCACGCGGGCCTGGTCTTCCAGAAGCAGATGGACGCCTGA
- the fabI gene encoding enoyl-ACP reductase FabI codes for MNSAAVQFGRLLAGRKVLITGIANDQSIAYGCARAFRAMGADLALTYLNDKALPHVKPLADDLGAELLLPLDLRDPESLDAVFATVSERWGVLHAALHSIAFAPKDDLHGRLIDSSAAGFAMAMDISCHSFIRMARLAEPLMRGAGGTLFTMSFQGASKVVEHYNLMGPVKAALEASVRYLAHELGPSGIRVHAISPGPIATRAASGLEEFDQLLADAAARAPAHALATIDDVGYATAMLAGDHARLITGSTLYVDGGYHIMG; via the coding sequence ATGAACTCCGCCGCCGTGCAGTTCGGCCGGCTGCTGGCCGGGCGCAAGGTGCTGATCACCGGCATCGCCAACGACCAGTCCATCGCCTACGGCTGCGCCCGGGCCTTCCGCGCGATGGGCGCGGACCTGGCGCTGACCTACCTCAACGACAAGGCGCTGCCGCACGTGAAGCCGCTCGCCGACGACCTGGGCGCCGAGCTCCTCCTGCCGCTGGACCTGCGCGATCCCGAGTCGCTCGACGCCGTGTTCGCGACCGTGTCCGAACGCTGGGGCGTACTGCATGCGGCGCTGCATTCGATCGCCTTCGCGCCGAAGGACGATCTGCACGGTCGGCTGATCGACAGCAGCGCCGCCGGTTTCGCGATGGCGATGGACATCTCGTGCCACAGCTTCATCCGCATGGCGCGACTCGCGGAGCCGCTGATGCGCGGCGCCGGCGGCACGCTGTTCACGATGAGTTTCCAGGGTGCGAGCAAGGTCGTCGAGCACTACAACCTGATGGGCCCGGTGAAGGCCGCGCTGGAGGCCTCGGTGCGCTACCTGGCGCATGAACTGGGTCCGTCCGGCATCCGGGTGCACGCGATCTCGCCGGGGCCGATCGCGACGCGCGCGGCCTCGGGCCTGGAGGAATTCGACCAGCTGCTCGCGGACGCCGCCGCCCGCGCGCCGGCGCACGCGCTGGCGACCATCGACGACGTCGGCTACGCGACCGCGATGCTCGCGGGCGACCACGCGCGGCTCATCACCGGCTCGACCTTGTACGTCGACGGCGGCTATCACATCATGGGGTGA
- a CDS encoding DUF3141 domain-containing protein, with protein sequence MSGTSDWIHDWQAYATDAWQRSLLTLDTMRERGNVFLHHLKAGKPALLKFEHELLIDGRDLPQPCNYALLRILPADGDIVDPARRPIVVIDPRAGHGPGIGGFKPDSEIGVALRAGHPVYFITFEPEPVEGQTLLDVARAEAQFIEEVARRHPKAPGLPAVIGNCQAGWAVAALAAVRSDLMGPIILNGAPLSYWAGSPEQNPMRYSGGALGGAWMSALSADLGGDRFDGAHLVSNFENLNLANSWWDKYYHLYANVDTERERFLDFERWWGGYFRMTGEEIEAIVENLFIGNRLARGEVELEGYRLDLRNIAAPMVIFASWGDNITPPQQALDWIIDVWGSEKALVKAGRTIVYMLHPKIGHLGIFVGGGVARREHEQIFDTLEQIVALPPGLYEMKIDARDPEAPLAALESGDYSVSFETRTVDDLRALNPECRRDEALFSTIAQVSEMNMRRYRQWLQPAVRAVGSKALGDWLRWMHPLRQQHLALSDLHPLAPWLRQAADGARAQRQAVDAENPWLKWEQLGSRSISEALDRVGHQRDATLVHWVEAVYGPYGLGALLPPRDSDIASGTAHAAADEREGRRMALEQVEQGGFADAVCRILLAGLAHRGVVQRRGLVLGQLLADSHRRMAEDAEGAVAADAVPGEDWATLLHRQALIVTFAPDEAMAALPTLLPTLEDREQALALASAVLMAESELADPHSPAARYVHELLHVDPVRVADMALALSTSGTASTATTATVSIAASPTPRPARRRKAVA encoded by the coding sequence ATGTCCGGAACGTCCGACTGGATCCACGACTGGCAAGCGTACGCGACCGACGCGTGGCAACGCTCGCTGCTGACGCTGGACACGATGCGCGAGCGCGGCAACGTGTTCCTCCACCATTTGAAGGCCGGCAAGCCCGCGCTGCTCAAGTTCGAACATGAACTGCTGATCGACGGCCGCGACCTGCCGCAGCCCTGCAACTATGCGCTGCTGCGCATCCTGCCGGCCGACGGCGACATCGTCGATCCCGCGCGGCGGCCCATCGTCGTCATCGATCCGCGCGCAGGCCACGGGCCCGGCATCGGCGGCTTCAAGCCGGACTCCGAGATCGGCGTCGCGCTGCGCGCCGGCCACCCGGTCTACTTCATCACCTTCGAGCCGGAACCGGTCGAGGGTCAGACCTTGCTCGACGTCGCGCGCGCCGAGGCGCAGTTCATCGAGGAGGTCGCCCGCCGCCATCCCAAGGCCCCGGGGCTGCCAGCGGTGATCGGCAACTGCCAGGCCGGCTGGGCCGTCGCGGCGCTGGCCGCCGTGCGCAGCGACCTGATGGGCCCGATCATCCTGAACGGCGCGCCGCTGTCGTACTGGGCCGGCTCGCCGGAGCAGAACCCGATGCGCTACTCGGGCGGTGCGCTCGGTGGCGCGTGGATGTCGGCGCTGTCGGCGGACCTCGGGGGCGACCGCTTCGACGGCGCGCACCTGGTCTCCAACTTCGAGAACCTCAACCTCGCCAACAGCTGGTGGGACAAGTACTACCACCTCTACGCCAACGTCGACACCGAGCGGGAGCGCTTCCTCGACTTCGAGCGCTGGTGGGGCGGCTACTTCCGCATGACCGGCGAGGAGATCGAGGCCATCGTCGAGAACCTGTTCATCGGCAACCGCCTGGCGCGCGGCGAAGTGGAGCTCGAAGGCTATCGGCTGGACCTGCGCAACATCGCCGCGCCGATGGTGATCTTCGCGTCCTGGGGCGACAACATCACGCCGCCGCAGCAGGCGCTGGACTGGATCATCGACGTCTGGGGCAGCGAGAAAGCGCTGGTCAAGGCGGGCCGCACCATCGTCTACATGCTGCATCCGAAGATCGGCCACCTGGGCATCTTCGTCGGCGGCGGCGTCGCGCGGCGGGAGCACGAGCAAATCTTCGACACGCTCGAACAGATCGTCGCCCTGCCGCCCGGCCTCTACGAGATGAAGATTGACGCGCGCGATCCCGAGGCGCCGCTGGCGGCCCTGGAATCGGGCGACTACTCGGTGAGCTTCGAGACCCGCACCGTCGACGACCTGCGCGCGCTGAATCCGGAATGCCGCCGCGACGAAGCGCTGTTCAGCACCATCGCGCAGGTGTCCGAGATGAACATGCGCCGCTATCGCCAATGGCTGCAACCGGCGGTGCGCGCGGTGGGGAGCAAGGCGCTCGGCGACTGGCTGCGATGGATGCACCCGCTGCGCCAGCAACACCTGGCCCTGTCCGACCTGCATCCGCTGGCGCCGTGGCTCAGGCAGGCGGCCGACGGTGCACGCGCGCAGCGCCAGGCGGTCGATGCGGAGAACCCCTGGTTGAAGTGGGAACAGCTGGGCTCTCGCTCGATCAGCGAAGCGTTGGACCGGGTCGGGCATCAGCGCGACGCGACGCTCGTGCACTGGGTCGAGGCGGTCTACGGGCCGTACGGTCTGGGCGCGCTGCTGCCGCCGCGCGATTCGGACATCGCCTCCGGCACCGCGCACGCGGCCGCCGACGAACGCGAAGGTCGTCGCATGGCGCTGGAACAGGTCGAGCAAGGCGGCTTCGCCGACGCGGTCTGCCGCATCCTGCTCGCAGGACTCGCACATCGCGGCGTCGTGCAGCGGCGCGGGCTGGTGCTGGGCCAGCTGCTGGCCGACTCCCACCGCCGCATGGCCGAGGACGCCGAAGGCGCCGTCGCCGCCGACGCGGTGCCCGGCGAGGACTGGGCGACGCTGCTGCACAGGCAGGCGCTGATCGTGACCTTCGCGCCGGACGAGGCGATGGCCGCACTGCCGACGCTGCTGCCCACGCTCGAAGACCGCGAACAGGCGCTGGCGCTCGCGAGCGCCGTGCTGATGGCCGAATCCGAGCTCGCCGATCCGCACTCGCCGGCGGCGCGCTACGTCCACGAACTGCTGCACGTCGACCCGGTGCGCGTCGCCGACATGGCGCTCGCGCTGTCGACGTCCGGCACGGCGTCGACAGCGACCACGGCGACGGTCTCGATCGCCGCCTCGCCCACCCCCAGGCCCGCGCGCCGCCGCAAGGCGGTGGCATGA
- a CDS encoding DJ-1/PfpI family protein yields MRIAILSFDGFNEIDSFIPLGLLNRLKPLGWSAELCGPGPAVTSMNGVTVQLKHPLEWANEADAVWFGSGIYTRAIAETSAVLDRLQLDPTRQLIASQCSGALLVARLGLLGDAPACTDSSTRPWLVEAGVRVLDEPFHARGPVATSGGCLASQYLSAWLMWSKAGEAAARDALTYAAPVGEKDEYVERLLAKVRPFMPEQ; encoded by the coding sequence ATGCGCATTGCCATCCTCTCCTTCGACGGCTTCAACGAGATCGACAGCTTCATCCCGCTGGGACTGCTGAACCGGCTCAAGCCGCTGGGCTGGTCCGCCGAGCTGTGCGGGCCGGGACCGGCGGTCACCTCGATGAACGGCGTGACCGTCCAGCTCAAGCATCCGCTCGAATGGGCCAACGAGGCCGATGCCGTCTGGTTCGGCTCGGGCATCTACACACGGGCGATCGCGGAGACCTCGGCCGTGCTGGACCGGTTGCAGCTCGATCCGACGCGGCAGCTGATCGCGTCGCAATGCTCCGGCGCGCTGCTGGTGGCACGACTGGGGCTGCTCGGCGATGCGCCGGCCTGCACCGACTCGTCCACGCGTCCCTGGCTGGTCGAGGCCGGCGTGCGGGTCCTCGACGAGCCCTTCCACGCCCGCGGCCCGGTGGCGACCTCCGGCGGCTGCCTCGCCTCGCAGTACCTGTCAGCGTGGCTGATGTGGAGCAAGGCCGGCGAGGCCGCCGCGCGCGATGCGCTGACCTACGCGGCGCCCGTCGGGGAGAAGGACGAGTATGTCGAGCGGCTGCTGGCGAAGGTGCGACCCTTCATGCCCGAGCAATGA
- a CDS encoding phosphate acetyltransferase translates to MTEQTPDAHPHYDRLIEAVRELPPLRMAVVHPCNDVSLLAATEAAALGLIEPILIGPAGKVSEAAAAAGVDLSRYTVVDVPHSHAAAEMGVAMALKGEVDALMKGSLHTDELMGAVVRREGGLRTSRRISHCFVMDVPGHAQPLIISDAAINIAPTLEEKVDIVQNAIDLAHALHLPEVRVALLSAMETVNPKVPSTLDAAALCKMADRGQITGAVLDGPLAMDNAIDPEAARIKGIVSPVAGKANVLIVPDLDAGNMLAKSLSFLAQAYAAGVVLGAKVPIVLTSRADSRTARLASCALASMLSEARRAGRIKAVG, encoded by the coding sequence ATGACCGAACAAACGCCCGATGCCCATCCGCACTACGACCGCCTCATCGAAGCGGTGCGCGAGCTGCCGCCGCTGCGCATGGCGGTCGTCCACCCGTGCAATGACGTGTCCCTGCTCGCGGCGACGGAAGCGGCGGCGCTGGGCCTGATCGAGCCGATCCTGATCGGTCCGGCGGGCAAGGTGTCGGAGGCCGCGGCCGCTGCCGGCGTAGATCTTTCGCGCTACACGGTGGTCGACGTGCCGCACAGCCATGCGGCGGCGGAGATGGGCGTGGCGATGGCGCTCAAGGGCGAGGTCGACGCGCTGATGAAGGGCAGCCTGCACACCGACGAGCTGATGGGCGCGGTGGTGCGGCGCGAGGGCGGCCTGCGGACCTCACGGCGCATCAGCCACTGCTTCGTGATGGACGTGCCGGGGCACGCGCAGCCGCTGATCATCTCGGACGCCGCGATCAACATCGCGCCGACGCTGGAGGAGAAGGTCGACATCGTGCAGAACGCGATCGACCTCGCGCATGCGCTGCATCTGCCGGAGGTGCGGGTGGCGCTGCTGTCGGCGATGGAGACGGTGAACCCGAAGGTGCCGTCGACGCTGGATGCGGCGGCGCTGTGCAAGATGGCGGACCGCGGTCAGATCACCGGCGCGGTGCTGGACGGGCCGCTGGCGATGGACAACGCCATCGATCCCGAGGCCGCGCGCATCAAGGGCATCGTGTCGCCGGTGGCGGGCAAGGCCAACGTGCTGATCGTGCCCGACCTGGACGCCGGCAACATGCTGGCGAAGAGCCTGAGCTTCCTGGCGCAGGCCTACGCGGCGGGGGTGGTGCTCGGCGCGAAGGTGCCGATCGTGCTGACCAGCCGCGCCGATTCGCGCACGGCGCGGCTCGCGTCGTGCGCGTTGGCCTCGATGCTGTCGGAGGCCCGGCGGGCCGGGCGCATCAAGGCCGTGGGCTGA
- a CDS encoding hydrogen peroxide-inducible genes activator yields the protein MTLTELRYIVAVARERHFGRAAEACFVSQPTLSVAIKKLEEELDVKIFERGANEVTMTPLGEDIVRQAQSVIEQASAIKDIAKRGKDPLDGPLRLGIIYTIGPYLLPELVKHCIDLYPRMPLMLQENFTQKLLDMLRTGELDCAIMAEPFPDAGLAVAPLYDETFVVAVPAVHPLAKKPRISAEELKAETMLLLGNGHCFRDHVLEVCPEFARFSTDAEGIRKSFEGSSLETIKHMVASGMGVTVVPALSVPDHVPPHLRYVPFEDPAPTRRVVLAWRRTFTRYEAVAALRNAVYACTLKGVTLLS from the coding sequence ATGACCCTGACTGAACTGCGCTACATCGTCGCCGTCGCCCGCGAGCGCCACTTCGGCCGCGCCGCGGAAGCCTGCTTCGTCTCCCAACCGACCTTGTCGGTGGCGATCAAGAAGCTGGAGGAGGAGCTCGACGTCAAGATCTTCGAGCGCGGCGCCAACGAGGTGACGATGACGCCGCTGGGCGAGGACATCGTGCGCCAGGCCCAGTCGGTGATCGAGCAGGCCAGCGCGATCAAGGACATCGCCAAGCGGGGCAAGGACCCGCTGGACGGGCCGCTGCGGCTGGGGATCATCTACACCATCGGGCCGTACCTGCTGCCCGAGCTCGTCAAGCACTGCATCGACCTCTATCCGCGCATGCCGCTGATGCTGCAGGAGAACTTCACCCAGAAGCTGCTGGACATGCTGCGCACCGGCGAGCTGGACTGCGCGATCATGGCCGAGCCCTTCCCCGACGCGGGTCTGGCGGTGGCACCGCTCTACGACGAGACCTTCGTCGTGGCGGTGCCGGCGGTGCATCCGCTGGCCAAGAAGCCGCGCATCAGCGCCGAGGAACTCAAGGCCGAGACCATGCTGCTGCTGGGCAACGGCCACTGCTTCCGCGATCACGTGCTGGAGGTCTGCCCGGAGTTCGCGCGCTTCTCGACGGACGCCGAAGGCATCCGCAAGAGCTTCGAGGGCAGCTCGCTGGAGACGATCAAGCACATGGTGGCGTCCGGGATGGGCGTCACGGTGGTGCCGGCGCTGAGCGTGCCGGACCATGTCCCGCCGCACCTGCGCTACGTGCCCTTCGAAGACCCCGCGCCGACGCGCCGTGTCGTGCTCGCCTGGCGCCGCACCTTCACCCGCTACGAAGCGGTCGCGGCGCTGCGCAACGCGGTCTACGCGTGCACGCTCAAAGGCGTGACGTTGTTGTCGTGA
- a CDS encoding acetate/propionate family kinase, with product MDARLEGEFIAVVNAGSSSIKLSMYSLHEDRRRGPLRLELRAQVEGIGTATPHFEASHADGSKAGSRDWPVGDTLMHEGALDHLVEFVTHEFPGIRMLGIGHRVVHGGTAFAQPVRVTPPVLAQLETLTPLAPLHQPHNLAPIRRAFSALPGLPQVACFDTAFHRGQSDIADAFALPYALFEAGVRRYGFHGLSYEYIASRLPALSPRLADGRVVVLHLGNGASACALHRGRSIASSMGFTAVDGLPMGTRSGAVDPGVLIYLMDEQRMDARELETLLYKQSGLLGLSGISSDMRQLLASDAPRARFAIDVFVHRVAREIGALAAEMGGLDGLVFTAGIGEHAAEIRRRVLSRCLWLGVSVQDAANREGPAERRISTVDSRCEAWVIPTDEELMMARHTFRLLAGEE from the coding sequence ATGGATGCACGACTTGAAGGCGAATTCATCGCGGTCGTCAACGCGGGCTCCTCCAGCATCAAGCTGTCGATGTACTCGTTGCACGAGGATCGCCGGCGGGGCCCGCTGCGGCTCGAACTGCGCGCGCAGGTCGAAGGCATAGGCACCGCGACGCCGCACTTCGAGGCCTCGCATGCCGACGGCTCGAAGGCCGGTTCGCGGGACTGGCCCGTCGGCGACACGCTGATGCATGAGGGCGCGCTCGATCACCTGGTCGAGTTCGTCACCCACGAGTTCCCCGGCATCCGGATGCTGGGCATCGGCCACCGCGTCGTGCACGGTGGCACCGCGTTCGCGCAGCCGGTGCGGGTGACGCCGCCGGTACTGGCGCAACTGGAGACCCTGACGCCGCTCGCGCCGCTGCATCAGCCGCACAACCTGGCACCGATCCGCAGAGCCTTCTCGGCGCTGCCGGGACTGCCGCAGGTCGCCTGCTTCGACACGGCCTTCCACCGCGGCCAGTCCGACATCGCCGATGCCTTCGCCCTGCCCTATGCGCTGTTCGAGGCCGGCGTGCGCCGCTACGGTTTCCACGGCCTGAGCTACGAGTACATCGCCTCGCGGCTGCCGGCGCTGTCGCCGCGGCTGGCGGACGGCCGCGTCGTCGTCCTGCACCTGGGCAACGGCGCCAGCGCCTGCGCGCTGCACCGCGGCCGCAGCATCGCCAGCAGCATGGGCTTCACCGCCGTCGACGGCCTGCCGATGGGCACGCGCAGCGGCGCGGTCGATCCCGGCGTGCTGATCTACCTGATGGACGAGCAGCGCATGGATGCGCGCGAGCTCGAGACCCTGCTCTACAAGCAGTCCGGCCTGCTGGGACTGTCCGGCATTTCCAGCGACATGCGCCAGCTGCTGGCCAGCGACGCGCCGCGGGCGCGTTTCGCGATCGACGTCTTCGTCCACCGCGTCGCCCGCGAGATCGGCGCGCTGGCGGCGGAAATGGGCGGGCTGGACGGGCTGGTCTTCACCGCCGGAATCGGCGAGCATGCGGCGGAGATCCGTCGGCGCGTGCTGTCGCGCTGTCTGTGGCTGGGGGTGTCGGTGCAGGACGCCGCCAACCGCGAGGGACCGGCCGAGCGCCGGATCAGCACCGTCGACAGCCGGTGCGAGGCCTGGGTCATCCCCACCGACGAGGAACTCATGATGGCCCGCCACACGTTCCGGCTCCTGGCCGGGGAGGAGTGA
- a CDS encoding Dps family protein → MAKKSPSPAKAASAKGAPSIQIGISDKDRAAIAQGLSKLLADTYTLYLTTHNFHWNVTGPMFNSLHAMFMAQYTELWNAVDPVAERIRSLGHKAPGSYAQFAALSSLPDAPTTPPKALDMVRILVDGHEGVARTARALFDLVDKASDEPTADLLTQRLTVHEQTAWMLRSLLEE, encoded by the coding sequence ATGGCCAAGAAGAGCCCCTCCCCCGCCAAAGCCGCTTCGGCCAAGGGCGCGCCGTCCATCCAGATCGGCATCAGCGACAAGGACCGTGCCGCGATCGCGCAGGGCCTGTCCAAGCTGCTGGCCGACACCTACACGCTGTACCTGACCACGCACAACTTCCACTGGAACGTGACGGGGCCGATGTTCAACTCGCTGCATGCGATGTTCATGGCCCAGTACACCGAGCTGTGGAACGCCGTGGATCCGGTCGCGGAGCGCATCCGCTCGCTGGGCCACAAGGCGCCGGGTTCGTACGCGCAGTTCGCGGCGCTGAGCTCGCTGCCGGACGCGCCGACCACGCCGCCCAAGGCGCTGGACATGGTCCGCATCCTGGTCGACGGTCATGAGGGCGTCGCCCGCACCGCGCGCGCGTTGTTCGACCTGGTCGACAAGGCCAGCGACGAGCCGACCGCCGACCTGCTCACCCAGCGCCTGACGGTGCATGAGCAGACCGCGTGGATGCTGCGCTCGCTGCTGGAAGAGTGA